The following are from one region of the Planctomycetia bacterium genome:
- the ispE gene encoding 4-(cytidine 5'-diphospho)-2-C-methyl-D-erythritol kinase, which yields MFVRRRGSSVEVLAPAKLNLFLEVLAKRPDGYHEIETLMTPVSLFDTLVLADDASGRIELETETIADATAVSCRATASPESSPEPLPQGSANIVVRALELLRLRSGCERGARVRLTKRIPMAAGMAGGSTDAAAALVAANLAWNLGWSTTQLAEVAAEIGSDVPFFFARTAAVCRGRGERIEPLAGLPPLDFVVVKPPTGLSTADVYRACKPGDGSRQAGPLVETWQAGKTIDLGRLFHNRLQPAAETLNGSIRALAQELHTSGCLGHRMSGSGTSYFALCRDARHARRLASQLACRGLGRTFAVRTCTATYGTAA from the coding sequence ATGTTTGTGCGACGTCGAGGATCGTCGGTCGAAGTGCTTGCTCCGGCGAAGCTGAATCTGTTTCTCGAAGTGCTCGCGAAGCGGCCCGACGGCTACCACGAAATCGAAACGCTCATGACTCCCGTGTCGCTCTTCGACACGCTCGTCTTGGCCGACGACGCCTCGGGCCGAATCGAGCTGGAAACGGAAACGATCGCCGACGCCACGGCCGTGAGCTGCCGAGCGACAGCATCTCCGGAGTCATCTCCGGAGCCGCTGCCGCAAGGGTCGGCGAACATCGTCGTGCGGGCCCTGGAGTTGTTGCGCCTACGCTCGGGCTGCGAGCGCGGTGCGCGCGTGCGATTGACGAAGCGCATTCCGATGGCGGCGGGAATGGCCGGGGGCTCGACCGATGCCGCGGCGGCGCTCGTGGCGGCTAACCTCGCGTGGAACCTTGGCTGGTCGACTACGCAACTGGCCGAAGTCGCCGCGGAGATCGGGAGCGACGTGCCGTTCTTCTTCGCCCGCACCGCCGCGGTTTGCCGTGGTCGGGGGGAGCGGATCGAGCCGCTCGCCGGTTTGCCGCCGCTCGACTTCGTTGTGGTGAAACCCCCGACGGGCCTTTCCACGGCCGATGTCTATCGCGCTTGCAAGCCGGGCGACGGGAGCCGGCAAGCCGGTCCGCTGGTCGAAACTTGGCAAGCGGGGAAGACGATCGACCTAGGCCGGCTGTTCCATAATCGCTTACAGCCGGCCGCGGAGACGCTTAACGGGTCGATTCGAGCGTTGGCGCAAGAGTTGCATACATCTGGCTGCTTGGGTCATCGTATGAGCGGCAGCGGCACCAGCTACTTCGCGCTCTGTCGAGACGCACGGCACGCGCGCCGCCTCGCCTCGCAACTCGCTTGTCGAGGGTTGGGGCGGACGTTTGCCGTGCGGACCTGTACTGCGACATACGGCACTGCGGCGTGA
- a CDS encoding septation protein SpoVG family protein yields MEITEVRIKLMEDAGERLQAFCSITFDHCFVIRDLKIIGGTNGSFVAMPSRRLTAHCHQCGCKNHLKAGYCNQCGARLRQDTARDDEGRTKLYADIAHPINQACRDLIQQKVIDAFHLEQERSKQPGYVSSYDDFDDDVAPAPRRTNGTRRDEHRHPEQKHPDQRHADQRHSEPRREPHIRKVPPQDPPAAAQALTGQATPGQMQKIEAPEPEPRGPHTNLNIPASTEAPAEQKPRNFGEGLL; encoded by the coding sequence ATGGAAATCACCGAGGTTCGCATCAAGCTCATGGAGGATGCGGGCGAACGCTTACAGGCGTTTTGCTCGATCACGTTCGACCATTGCTTCGTCATTCGCGATTTGAAAATCATCGGCGGCACCAACGGCTCGTTCGTCGCCATGCCGAGCCGACGGCTCACCGCGCATTGCCACCAATGCGGGTGCAAGAACCACCTAAAAGCCGGCTACTGCAATCAATGCGGAGCGCGCCTTAGGCAAGACACCGCCCGCGACGACGAAGGGCGCACGAAGCTCTACGCCGACATTGCGCATCCGATCAATCAAGCATGCCGCGACTTGATTCAGCAGAAAGTCATCGACGCGTTTCACCTGGAGCAAGAGCGCTCGAAGCAGCCGGGCTACGTTTCCAGCTACGACGACTTCGATGACGACGTAGCGCCGGCCCCGCGCCGCACGAACGGCACGCGCCGCGACGAGCATCGTCATCCCGAACAGAAACATCCGGACCAGCGGCACGCCGACCAACGCCATTCCGAGCCGCGTCGCGAGCCTCATATTCGCAAGGTTCCGCCGCAAGATCCCCCGGCCGCTGCGCAAGCTCTTACCGGTCAAGCCACGCCGGGCCAGATGCAAAAGATCGAAGCTCCCGAACCGGAGCCGCGCGGGCCGCACACGAACCTCAACATCCCAGCCTCGACCGAAGCCCCCGCGGAACAAAAGCCGCGCAACTTCGGCGAAGGGCTACTCTAA